Proteins from a genomic interval of Paenibacillus sp. FSL R5-0623:
- a CDS encoding WecB/TagA/CpsF family glycosyltransferase — translation MSQSTNIMGIPFPNITMNQTVAILGEVVDQESNELFHVITGNPEIVMSCQKNASLREVVDQAGLVTADGAGIVMVSRFRGGQLTERVTGCDLLFRLLEEGDREHWSFYMLGAEESVSEQAVKVIAQRYPGVIVKGRHHGYFQADEEQQIVEEICTSQPDFLIVALGAPHAEYWINKYRHQLNARVAIGVGGSLDIVAGKTKRAPAIWQKLNLEWLYRLLSQPSRWRRQLILPRFAVRALLFREPK, via the coding sequence ATGAGCCAATCCACGAATATTATGGGCATCCCTTTTCCCAATATAACGATGAATCAAACGGTTGCAATCCTTGGTGAAGTTGTAGATCAGGAAAGCAATGAACTATTCCATGTCATCACAGGCAATCCCGAGATTGTCATGTCCTGTCAAAAGAATGCCTCTCTTCGAGAGGTTGTCGATCAAGCCGGGTTGGTCACGGCTGACGGTGCCGGCATTGTGATGGTATCCCGTTTTCGGGGCGGACAATTGACTGAACGGGTAACCGGTTGTGATCTGCTGTTTCGTTTATTGGAGGAAGGTGATCGAGAACACTGGTCATTCTACATGCTGGGAGCAGAGGAAAGCGTCAGTGAACAGGCAGTAAAGGTCATTGCACAGCGTTACCCTGGAGTTATCGTAAAAGGCCGACACCATGGTTATTTCCAGGCAGATGAGGAACAACAGATTGTGGAAGAGATTTGTACTTCTCAACCAGACTTTCTTATCGTAGCTCTGGGTGCGCCCCATGCGGAATACTGGATTAACAAGTATCGTCACCAGTTGAACGCTCGTGTAGCCATAGGTGTAGGAGGCAGTCTCGATATCGTGGCTGGCAAAACCAAACGTGCCCCTGCGATATGGCAGAAGCTTAACCTGGAATGGCTCTATCGCCTCCTCAGTCAACCTTCGAGATGGCGCAGGCAACTCATTTTACCCCGTTTTGCTGTGCGGGCATTGTTGTTCAGAGAACCTAAATAA